The following proteins come from a genomic window of Paenibacillus swuensis:
- a CDS encoding sensor histidine kinase: MSIRLRLTLWYTLILAVMITTFSMALYGFFSYQLYSSVKKELDSQSKYINSKARVYEEPYGDGARYTVIFPQLDTFKNSNIYFQSVYPGGELMNKSNTLGKFELGRTEATLKRAKEGQAFFVKEKVGDITVYVYNTPYQLIGSGEVIGVLQVATRVDSIDSWLNTMKFSLSLAGFGVILLAASLGFFLARKALKPIDHVIVAANQIERGSDLGKRIKYNGPRDEIGRLTDTFNSLLSRIQVMYSDMEEAYRAQRRFVSDASHELRTPLTTIRGNVDLLERMWKNAAVPEDLVAPANREMSLEAMRDIADEAERMSRLVNDLLALARADAGQELQKEPVEIHGLVEEVVRRAQFLPHEAEWKAGDLHALEEAVVNGNKDLLQQLLFIFIENAFKYTSEGFVKLDAVKGEGSVGIRIEDTGMGMDKSHVPLIFERFYRADASRGETSGTGLGLSIAKWIIDQHEGSVEVSTSLGIGTTFTIWLPASFPRTVE, from the coding sequence ATGTCGATCCGGCTGAGACTGACATTGTGGTACACCTTGATATTAGCCGTGATGATCACAACATTCAGCATGGCCTTATACGGATTTTTCTCATATCAACTGTATTCTTCGGTAAAAAAAGAACTGGACTCTCAAAGCAAATATATTAACAGCAAAGCGCGGGTGTACGAAGAACCTTACGGGGACGGGGCTCGGTATACCGTTATTTTCCCTCAACTGGACACATTCAAGAATTCCAATATTTATTTTCAATCGGTGTATCCCGGCGGGGAGTTAATGAACAAATCCAACACGTTGGGGAAGTTCGAGCTGGGACGTACAGAGGCAACGCTGAAGAGAGCTAAGGAAGGCCAAGCTTTTTTTGTGAAAGAAAAAGTGGGTGATATTACCGTTTACGTTTATAACACGCCTTATCAATTGATTGGCAGCGGTGAAGTCATCGGCGTCTTGCAGGTCGCTACCCGGGTAGATTCCATTGATTCCTGGTTAAATACGATGAAATTCAGTTTGAGCCTGGCCGGCTTTGGCGTGATTTTACTCGCGGCTTCTCTGGGCTTCTTCCTTGCGCGTAAAGCTTTGAAGCCCATTGACCATGTCATCGTGGCGGCCAACCAGATTGAACGGGGCTCGGACTTGGGCAAACGCATTAAATATAACGGGCCGAGGGACGAAATCGGTCGTTTAACAGACACATTCAACAGTCTTCTCTCCCGGATTCAAGTCATGTACAGCGATATGGAAGAGGCTTACCGCGCACAGCGGCGTTTCGTCTCCGATGCTTCCCATGAGCTGAGGACGCCGTTAACGACGATTCGAGGAAACGTGGATTTGCTGGAGCGAATGTGGAAGAACGCCGCGGTCCCGGAGGATTTAGTCGCTCCTGCCAACAGGGAGATGTCGTTGGAAGCGATGCGCGATATAGCGGATGAAGCGGAACGCATGAGCCGGTTAGTGAACGATCTGTTGGCGTTGGCCCGCGCGGATGCCGGACAGGAGTTGCAGAAGGAGCCCGTTGAGATCCATGGGTTGGTGGAGGAAGTGGTTCGGCGCGCGCAGTTCTTGCCCCATGAAGCGGAATGGAAAGCCGGGGATCTGCATGCGTTGGAAGAAGCTGTGGTGAACGGTAATAAAGATTTATTGCAACAGCTGCTGTTCATCTTTATAGAAAATGCATTCAAATACACCTCGGAGGGTTTTGTTAAGTTGGATGCCGTTAAGGGTGAAGGTTCTGTCGGAATCCGTATTGAGGACACCGGCATGGGTATGGATAAAAGTCACGTGCCGCTCATATTTGAACGCTTCTACCGGGCTGACGCATCACGGGGTGAAACGTCAGGCACAGGTTTGGGATTATCAATAGCCAAATGGATTATCGAT
- a CDS encoding response regulator transcription factor, with amino-acid sequence MRNRILVVDDDEKITSMLRRSLTFEGYDVVTANHGADGLQKLLSDEPDVMILDVMMPQLDGWEVCRRIREGGSEIPILMLTAKDEISSRVKGLDLGADDYLVKPFALEELLARVRALLRRKIESAEQKTNRVQFEDIMLDMDTREVIRNGKRVELTTKEFDLLHLFLHNPRRVLSRDVIMERIWGYDYSGESNVLEVYIAMLRQKTEEHGGKRLIQTVRGAGYVMKGD; translated from the coding sequence ATGCGAAACCGAATACTAGTTGTGGATGATGATGAGAAAATTACGTCTATGTTGCGCAGGAGCTTAACCTTTGAAGGCTATGATGTAGTGACCGCGAATCATGGCGCGGATGGACTCCAGAAGCTGCTTAGCGACGAACCCGATGTCATGATTCTGGATGTGATGATGCCCCAGCTCGATGGGTGGGAAGTGTGCCGTCGAATTCGAGAAGGGGGAAGCGAGATCCCGATTCTCATGCTTACAGCCAAGGACGAAATTTCTTCACGAGTAAAAGGGCTGGATTTAGGCGCCGATGATTATTTGGTGAAACCGTTCGCGCTGGAAGAATTGTTGGCCAGAGTAAGAGCGTTATTGCGAAGGAAAATCGAAAGCGCCGAGCAGAAAACGAATCGGGTGCAATTTGAAGATATCATGCTCGATATGGATACGCGAGAGGTTATTCGGAACGGAAAACGAGTGGAACTTACGACGAAGGAATTCGATTTGCTTCACCTATTTCTGCATAATCCCCGCAGAGTGCTGTCCCGCGACGTCATTATGGAGCGAATCTGGGGCTATGACTACAGCGGCGAGTCCAATGTGTTGGAGGTCTATATCGCCATGCTGCGCCAGAAAACAGAGGAGCACGGAGGCAAGCGATTAATTCAGACGGTTCGCGGCGCCGGGTATGTCATGAAGGGAGATTAA